Proteins encoded in a region of the Marinococcus sp. PL1-022 genome:
- a CDS encoding PBP1A family penicillin-binding protein — protein sequence MSDNYRSRQEKRTADQKNPKKKQKKNRKRPLWQTFIIWALSLMLVFMTAGVIIVAYMINQAPELDAEAIVLSEAATVYDQNDEEIAQLQNSSNRELADIEEMPDYAKEAFIAVEDERFYSHFGIDVQRIFGALWANVTDGFGSQGASTITQQVVKNAFLSPDKNISRKVQEQYLAIKLEQQYSKDEILEMYVNLIYFNQGAYGITQAGQTYFGKEDPGELTIADAALLAAIPRRPSYYDPVQNPENAEDRRNQIISMMNEQGYITDEEAEEASSTPVDEQLNYQPPENEVAYDSFMSYVQNELEDFDGVEASDIYTAGLKVYTTLDTEAQDQAEELIQSSDALDSFPDNEQFQIGFTLLDTQTGAVKAIVGNRQSPDTAMSYNFATDPNQPGSTIKPVLDYGPAIENMQWSTYHQIEDEEYQYPDTDTDVRNYTRNYRGSVSMREALTDSLNVPAVKTLEEVGLDNARSFANGLGLGLEDVYYGSALGGLEQGVSSEQMAGAYAAFGNEGVYNDPHSIRRIEFPDGRTIDFEPEQEQAMEDYTAYMITDMLKDVVSEGTGTGAQIDGLPLAGKTGTTNFTEDEMSTLNIPDGGVPDVWFNGYTTNYTASVWAGFETRSENNYLVDGQTDAAKDVFREVMQQVSSGIDTPDFEQPDSVVSVRLNEETGERATSNTSDADTITELFVEGEVDAQVTEPSSDNGSDNSGDSDSGEPAGDSGSEETNDSQNEPEPAEEPAEETGENEENTEDTPEETTEPDQEENGETEQSPADEDSGASEEGREEETDTSGEEPAESEPDSGGESDTGENTEDESSGDTEPETDTSGEEEPADTEDSPSEPEQESGTNE from the coding sequence ATGAGTGACAATTACCGGTCCCGCCAGGAAAAGCGCACGGCCGACCAGAAAAACCCTAAAAAGAAACAGAAGAAAAACCGCAAACGACCGCTTTGGCAGACGTTCATTATATGGGCCCTTTCGCTCATGCTTGTCTTCATGACTGCCGGTGTCATCATTGTCGCCTATATGATCAATCAGGCCCCTGAATTAGATGCGGAAGCGATAGTATTATCAGAAGCGGCTACTGTATATGACCAGAATGACGAAGAGATTGCGCAGCTGCAAAACAGCAGTAACCGGGAACTAGCCGATATAGAAGAAATGCCTGACTATGCGAAGGAAGCATTTATAGCTGTGGAGGACGAACGTTTTTACAGCCACTTCGGCATCGACGTTCAGCGGATTTTTGGCGCGTTATGGGCAAACGTGACTGACGGCTTCGGATCCCAGGGGGCAAGCACAATTACCCAGCAGGTTGTGAAAAATGCGTTTCTTTCACCTGATAAAAACATATCGCGTAAAGTCCAGGAACAGTATTTGGCCATTAAGCTTGAACAGCAGTACAGTAAGGATGAAATTCTCGAAATGTACGTTAACCTGATCTATTTCAATCAGGGTGCCTATGGCATCACCCAGGCCGGACAAACCTATTTTGGAAAAGAGGATCCAGGCGAGCTCACGATCGCAGACGCTGCTCTGCTCGCGGCCATCCCACGCCGGCCTTCGTATTATGACCCGGTTCAAAATCCGGAAAACGCCGAGGATCGCAGAAATCAGATTATTTCCATGATGAATGAGCAAGGGTATATTACGGATGAAGAAGCCGAAGAGGCTTCCAGCACTCCGGTGGATGAGCAGCTTAACTACCAGCCTCCGGAAAACGAAGTTGCCTATGATTCATTCATGTCCTACGTGCAAAACGAGCTCGAAGACTTTGACGGCGTTGAGGCCTCAGACATATATACAGCCGGGCTGAAGGTCTACACGACTCTTGACACCGAAGCTCAGGACCAGGCGGAGGAACTCATTCAAAGTTCAGATGCGCTCGACAGCTTTCCAGACAATGAACAGTTTCAGATCGGTTTTACACTGCTTGATACCCAGACCGGAGCAGTGAAAGCCATTGTCGGCAACCGTCAGAGCCCTGATACGGCAATGAGCTATAATTTCGCTACCGATCCTAATCAGCCTGGGTCGACCATTAAGCCCGTCCTGGATTACGGGCCGGCCATTGAAAACATGCAGTGGTCCACGTACCATCAGATCGAAGATGAAGAATACCAGTACCCGGACACAGACACCGATGTGCGAAACTATACCCGGAACTACCGGGGCAGTGTCAGCATGCGTGAAGCGCTGACGGATTCCCTGAACGTCCCTGCAGTAAAAACGCTTGAGGAAGTCGGACTTGATAATGCCAGATCGTTTGCAAACGGTCTTGGCCTTGGCCTTGAGGACGTCTACTATGGTTCAGCTCTCGGCGGGCTTGAGCAGGGGGTTTCCTCTGAGCAGATGGCCGGGGCCTACGCCGCTTTCGGAAACGAAGGGGTTTATAACGATCCTCACTCCATCCGGCGGATTGAGTTTCCGGACGGACGAACGATTGACTTTGAACCAGAACAGGAGCAGGCAATGGAGGACTATACGGCCTATATGATCACGGATATGCTTAAGGATGTCGTCTCCGAGGGCACCGGCACCGGCGCCCAGATTGACGGGCTTCCGCTAGCCGGCAAAACCGGAACCACCAATTTCACGGAGGACGAAATGAGCACCCTGAATATTCCTGACGGCGGTGTCCCCGATGTGTGGTTTAACGGCTACACTACGAACTATACAGCTTCTGTCTGGGCTGGCTTTGAAACCCGTTCTGAAAACAATTATCTTGTCGACGGGCAGACTGATGCTGCCAAGGATGTTTTCCGCGAGGTCATGCAGCAGGTCAGCAGCGGCATCGACACTCCCGACTTTGAACAGCCCGACTCTGTAGTATCAGTGCGGCTCAATGAAGAGACTGGGGAGCGCGCTACGTCAAACACCTCCGACGCTGACACGATTACCGAGCTGTTTGTAGAAGGCGAGGTGGACGCCCAGGTCACTGAACCATCCTCTGATAACGGCTCGGATAACAGCGGGGATTCAGATAGCGGCGAGCCTGCCGGTGACAGCGGTTCTGAGGAAACAAACGACTCTCAGAATGAGCCTGAACCTGCAGAGGAGCCTGCGGAAGAAACTGGGGAGAATGAAGAAAATACAGAAGATACACCGGAAGAGACTACAGAGCCAGACCAGGAAGAAAATGGCGAAACTGAACAGTCTCCGGCAGATGAAGATTCAGGTGCCTCTGAAGAAGGACGTGAAGAAGAAACAGACACGAGCGGTGAGGAGCCTGCAGAATCCGAGCCGGACTCCGGCGGCGAAAGCGACACCGGTGAAAATACCGAAGACGAAAGCTCTGGGGACACAGAGCCGGAAACAGATACCTCTGGTGAAGAAGAGCCTGCTGACACCGAAGACAGCCCTTCTGAACCCGAACAGGAATCAGGAACTAACGAATAA
- a CDS encoding dynamin family protein has protein sequence MAYTSGWEQQWLQTDMHLDPAETAMLEDVQKKIEHPYFEVAFCGHFSAGKSTVLNGLLQNELLPASPIPTSANIISIENGELGLEVETGEGQTKAWESDIPWGQVQKWGRDAADIRSIRMQAPLPFLGSYSRMVDTPGVDSTDPLHQAVTMERLLSTDAVIYVTDYNHAQSETNIRFLQQLTAEGKPIIFVINQMDKHREEEITMRSYRNQIAATLERNQVHVLATYYISMRDEQHPDNELKTFSSHVRGLLYHGSELLERSEERMRQTVLSRIRDRLREEQQTALEDWQERAEHAGLPAQLMDYNDQPDSDERWSSWFREWKRTLNQAHLFPASTVDKARDWLESWQPGFKAGSLFNKKRKTEEARKERAEALLSDINENIKASLTFHVRELLQPEKQDVSFHSADYADQVQNIDVQLEHADLEPFIPEGETGRQYVFQVTDQLAGVITRRFKDQAEPLLEEKERVLTSAAGLALTEAEQTKLNELQHGWKEEKKRLEQEIAQVERQMESVSARREWEQEIRQMMNEEAPSDVPEISISREDEAVEEQESASPGQKELPSYSEEIQMVESFAADSSESPLIEEEKKHLQRLCENLQNQELHVSVFGAFSAGKSSFINALLGAPALPVSPHPTTAAVNIVRAPEKEYTHGTVILQLKDEAFLDEEIQAVSKELGEVYTLASIQKWRKPNRTRDARMETYSQYMFTLQESIKKHRSTLGETRTIGMEDWGSWVADEQKACLVKQVTLYYGSYWTDRGLVLTDTPGVNSIHGRHTNVAFDHLRQSDAIFYVTYFNHAFSDADERFIQQLSRANEEFEQNKLYFLINAADLAKDENERRQVVNHVRGQLRQNGFEEPFLLPVSSQRGLEEKQQGREDEMFSAFENYLSGQIWQELLVVQQQYVIEQALNLKEQLGRALQVQKHDAKSVAAEAERLKQKLGQYKEVPEHFHMERLRKELASDTEERLIHVRKRLYLFYQDYFNKVVNPVTIDGSSRKEQRRQLSGRLMEIKEEILVQAGQERETAFIRLEELMKRQLKQETEEQYREVQADFPMFQVPDASRSFIPKPEKTLDLEVDAKAYETYFRSAKDFFVHQEIKTLKEAYGKNVQSAAAEVTKEVAQELEEKIEAGVKAASDYIYAEHRQALDKEFDRLSTWYDQSYYSVLQTEWEKLAPLTRKEDHVQG, from the coding sequence ATGGCATATACGAGCGGTTGGGAACAACAATGGCTGCAGACAGACATGCATTTGGATCCGGCAGAAACCGCGATGCTTGAAGACGTGCAAAAAAAAATTGAGCATCCTTATTTTGAAGTTGCTTTTTGCGGGCATTTTTCAGCCGGAAAGTCGACCGTATTAAATGGCCTGCTTCAAAACGAGCTGCTGCCCGCGAGTCCGATTCCAACAAGCGCCAATATTATATCGATTGAAAACGGGGAGCTTGGGCTCGAGGTTGAAACGGGCGAAGGCCAGACGAAAGCCTGGGAATCCGATATCCCGTGGGGACAAGTGCAGAAGTGGGGCAGGGACGCAGCGGATATCAGATCGATCCGTATGCAGGCCCCGCTGCCATTTTTAGGATCTTACAGCCGGATGGTGGACACGCCGGGGGTGGACTCGACAGATCCGCTGCATCAGGCAGTAACAATGGAGAGACTGCTGTCGACCGATGCTGTTATTTATGTGACGGATTACAATCATGCCCAGTCGGAAACAAACATCCGGTTTTTACAGCAGCTGACAGCGGAGGGCAAACCGATTATTTTTGTTATCAATCAGATGGACAAGCACCGGGAAGAAGAAATCACGATGCGGTCCTACCGCAACCAGATTGCTGCGACGCTTGAACGAAATCAGGTGCATGTGCTTGCCACATATTATATTTCCATGCGCGATGAGCAGCACCCGGACAATGAACTGAAAACATTCTCCTCTCATGTGCGCGGCCTTCTGTACCACGGCAGCGAACTGTTGGAAAGAAGTGAGGAACGGATGCGCCAGACCGTTTTGTCACGAATCCGTGACAGGCTGCGGGAGGAACAGCAGACAGCCCTCGAAGACTGGCAGGAGCGGGCGGAGCATGCAGGCTTACCTGCACAGCTGATGGATTATAACGATCAGCCGGACAGTGACGAAAGGTGGAGCAGCTGGTTCAGGGAATGGAAGCGAACGCTGAATCAGGCTCATTTGTTTCCAGCCTCCACTGTGGATAAAGCCAGGGACTGGCTTGAAAGCTGGCAGCCGGGGTTCAAAGCAGGCTCCCTGTTTAATAAAAAACGAAAAACGGAAGAAGCCCGCAAGGAACGGGCGGAGGCCCTGCTTTCAGATATAAATGAAAATATTAAAGCGTCTTTGACGTTCCATGTGCGTGAACTGCTGCAGCCGGAAAAGCAGGACGTTTCCTTCCACAGTGCCGATTATGCTGACCAGGTGCAAAATATTGATGTACAGCTTGAACACGCGGACCTGGAGCCCTTTATTCCAGAAGGTGAAACCGGCAGGCAGTATGTGTTTCAAGTAACCGACCAGCTGGCCGGCGTAATTACCCGGCGGTTCAAGGACCAGGCGGAGCCGCTGCTTGAAGAAAAAGAGCGTGTGCTTACCTCCGCCGCGGGCCTGGCTTTAACAGAAGCAGAGCAGACGAAATTAAATGAACTTCAGCATGGATGGAAAGAGGAAAAAAAACGGCTGGAGCAGGAAATCGCCCAGGTGGAGCGCCAGATGGAAAGCGTATCCGCCCGGCGGGAATGGGAACAGGAAATCCGGCAGATGATGAACGAAGAAGCCCCGTCCGATGTTCCGGAGATTTCCATTTCCCGGGAGGATGAAGCGGTGGAAGAGCAGGAGAGTGCTTCTCCCGGACAAAAGGAGCTTCCTTCGTACAGCGAAGAAATCCAGATGGTGGAGTCCTTTGCCGCCGATTCTTCCGAATCTCCGTTAATCGAAGAGGAAAAGAAGCATCTGCAGCGTTTATGTGAAAATCTGCAGAACCAGGAGCTTCATGTTTCAGTCTTTGGTGCTTTCAGTGCCGGGAAGTCTAGCTTTATCAATGCGCTTCTCGGTGCTCCGGCACTCCCTGTTTCGCCGCATCCGACCACAGCGGCCGTAAATATTGTGCGGGCCCCGGAAAAGGAGTACACACACGGTACGGTTATTCTGCAGCTGAAGGATGAGGCTTTTCTTGACGAAGAAATTCAGGCCGTATCAAAGGAGCTCGGGGAAGTGTACACGCTTGCCTCCATCCAAAAATGGAGAAAGCCGAACCGCACCCGGGATGCACGGATGGAAACCTACAGCCAGTACATGTTCACGCTGCAGGAAAGCATCAAAAAACACCGCTCCACACTCGGGGAGACCCGCACGATTGGGATGGAGGACTGGGGGTCCTGGGTGGCGGATGAGCAGAAGGCGTGTCTTGTCAAACAGGTGACGCTTTATTACGGGAGCTACTGGACGGATCGGGGCCTGGTGTTGACCGATACGCCGGGGGTGAATTCGATCCACGGACGCCACACCAATGTCGCATTTGATCACCTGCGTCAGTCGGACGCCATTTTTTACGTCACGTACTTTAATCATGCGTTCTCGGATGCCGATGAAAGATTCATCCAGCAGCTCTCCCGGGCAAATGAAGAATTTGAACAAAATAAGCTGTACTTTCTGATCAATGCCGCAGATCTGGCAAAAGACGAGAACGAGCGCCGTCAGGTTGTCAACCATGTGCGCGGTCAGCTGCGGCAGAATGGGTTTGAGGAGCCTTTTCTGCTTCCTGTTTCAAGCCAGCGTGGGCTGGAGGAAAAGCAGCAGGGCAGGGAAGACGAAATGTTTTCAGCCTTTGAAAACTATTTATCCGGACAAATCTGGCAGGAGCTTCTTGTCGTGCAGCAGCAGTATGTCATCGAACAGGCGCTTAATTTAAAAGAACAGCTCGGGCGGGCGCTGCAGGTGCAGAAGCACGATGCAAAAAGCGTGGCTGCAGAAGCAGAACGGCTGAAGCAAAAGCTCGGCCAGTATAAAGAAGTGCCGGAACATTTTCATATGGAGCGGCTGCGAAAAGAACTCGCTTCAGACACCGAAGAACGGCTGATTCACGTGCGCAAGCGCCTGTATTTATTCTATCAGGATTACTTTAATAAAGTGGTGAACCCAGTCACTATAGACGGCTCCTCACGAAAAGAACAGCGCAGGCAGCTGTCCGGAAGACTGATGGAAATTAAGGAAGAGATACTGGTGCAGGCAGGGCAGGAGAGAGAAACGGCGTTCATCCGTCTGGAGGAATTAATGAAACGGCAGTTGAAGCAGGAGACCGAAGAACAGTACAGGGAGGTTCAGGCGGACTTCCCGATGTTTCAGGTTCCTGACGCCAGCCGTTCCTTTATCCCAAAACCTGAAAAGACGCTTGACTTAGAGGTGGATGCGAAGGCATATGAAACGTACTTCCGTTCGGCAAAGGACTTCTTTGTGCATCAGGAAATAAAAACCCTGAAAGAGGCGTACGGGAAAAATGTCCAGAGTGCTGCTGCGGAAGTAACGAAAGAAGTGGCTCAGGAGCTTGAAGAAAAAATAGAGGCCGGTGTGAAAGCGGCTTCTGATTATATTTATGCCGAACACAGACAGGCGCTCGACAAGGAATTCGATCGACTGTCCACGTGGTATGACCAGAGCTATTATTCCGTATTGCAGACAGAATGGGAGAAGCTTGCTCCGTTAACGAGAAAAGAAGACCATGTTCAGGGATAG
- a CDS encoding YpoC family protein encodes MVNIQIPASFQHEIFYTVTQIEVDEKTDRQTAALSHPFWYEIAYDNGIAGTPPWQENINQHIKGFMQWWEEHLPFLDECWDERDKEKAAPYMRLGLAHWLCTLFWMNERPVPSAEPEELIAESRKLAHKPINVEERLGFLLEYPNYFHSYLQLKELYTEVKKKEALAKRSRNHE; translated from the coding sequence ATGGTAAACATACAAATTCCAGCGTCATTTCAGCACGAAATTTTTTATACTGTAACGCAGATCGAAGTAGATGAAAAAACAGACCGGCAGACGGCGGCTCTGAGCCACCCGTTCTGGTATGAGATTGCCTATGACAACGGCATCGCCGGTACACCTCCGTGGCAGGAAAACATTAATCAGCACATTAAAGGATTTATGCAGTGGTGGGAAGAGCATCTGCCTTTTTTGGATGAATGCTGGGACGAACGAGACAAGGAAAAGGCAGCTCCATACATGAGACTCGGGCTCGCCCACTGGCTGTGCACGCTGTTTTGGATGAACGAACGGCCGGTGCCTTCGGCAGAGCCGGAGGAATTGATCGCAGAAAGCAGGAAGCTTGCGCATAAGCCGATCAACGTAGAGGAGCGTCTCGGCTTTCTGCTTGAGTATCCGAATTATTTTCATTCCTACCTTCAGCTGAAGGAGCTGTACACAGAAGTGAAGAAAAAAGAAGCGCTGGCAAAGCGCTCCCGAAATCACGAATGA
- the nth gene encoding endonuclease III, with product MALTNKDLQVVIERIEHMFPEAECELNHRNPFELLVAVVLSAQATDALVNKVTPGLFEQYSSPEDFAEAPLEDIEQAIRSIGLYRNKAKNLKKLSTSLLERHDGRVPETQEELVELAGVGRKTANVVASVAFGVPAIAVDTHVERVSKRLGICRWKDNVTQVEQTLMKRLPKEKWSQMHHQLIFFGRYHCKSQTPQCTSCPVLDYCREGQKRMRKEGAAW from the coding sequence ATGGCATTAACGAATAAAGATTTACAAGTTGTGATTGAACGGATCGAGCACATGTTTCCGGAAGCGGAATGTGAACTGAATCACCGCAATCCCTTTGAACTGCTGGTAGCAGTCGTGCTTTCCGCCCAGGCAACCGATGCACTGGTGAATAAAGTGACCCCTGGATTGTTTGAACAGTACAGCTCCCCGGAGGACTTCGCTGAGGCACCGCTTGAGGATATTGAACAGGCTATTCGTTCGATTGGACTTTACCGCAATAAAGCGAAAAATTTAAAAAAGCTTTCGACGTCTCTGCTCGAACGCCATGACGGGCGCGTGCCGGAAACACAGGAAGAGCTGGTCGAGCTTGCGGGCGTCGGCAGAAAAACGGCGAATGTGGTAGCGTCAGTAGCATTCGGGGTACCGGCCATTGCGGTGGATACGCATGTTGAGCGGGTGTCCAAGCGTTTAGGCATATGCAGATGGAAAGACAACGTCACCCAGGTGGAGCAGACGCTGATGAAGCGGCTGCCAAAAGAAAAATGGTCCCAGATGCATCACCAGCTTATTTTTTTCGGCCGCTACCACTGCAAGTCCCAGACCCCCCAGTGTACGTCCTGTCCAGTGCTTGACTACTGCAGGGAAGGGCAAAAACGGATGCGGAAAGAAGGTGCAGCATGGTAA
- a CDS encoding DnaD domain protein: MNKDKEIEALMHGHLSIPVIILDKYEQVGLNETEAMMLLHIYRFGQNNVPLPTPKELAEKMSMDENECAGCLRSMIKRNLLQIDEFERDQIRQESYSLYPFFRQALTAEAPSGEGEQIEEQHLFQNIEQEFSRPLSPMEWETINVWLDQDHYSPDMIQIALKEAVMNQKFSLRYMDRMLHEWKRKGIQTKEDAKAQTEQFKQKGGRRTQAAQSEKLPEYPNINWLDEE, translated from the coding sequence ATGAACAAAGATAAAGAAATAGAAGCACTCATGCATGGTCATCTTTCCATTCCAGTAATTATTCTGGACAAGTACGAGCAGGTTGGACTAAATGAAACAGAAGCAATGATGCTTTTGCATATATACCGTTTCGGCCAGAACAATGTGCCGCTTCCAACACCGAAAGAGCTGGCTGAAAAAATGAGTATGGATGAAAATGAATGCGCGGGCTGCCTGCGGTCGATGATTAAACGGAACCTGCTGCAGATTGATGAATTTGAACGCGATCAAATCCGGCAGGAATCATACTCACTCTATCCTTTTTTCCGCCAGGCTCTTACAGCGGAGGCCCCGTCCGGGGAGGGGGAGCAGATTGAAGAGCAGCATTTGTTTCAAAACATTGAGCAGGAGTTTTCCCGCCCGCTTTCCCCCATGGAGTGGGAAACGATTAATGTTTGGCTTGACCAGGATCATTATTCGCCGGATATGATCCAGATTGCACTGAAAGAAGCGGTCATGAATCAGAAATTCAGTCTTCGCTACATGGACCGGATGCTGCACGAATGGAAGCGCAAAGGCATTCAGACCAAAGAAGATGCTAAGGCCCAGACCGAACAGTTTAAACAAAAAGGCGGACGGCGCACGCAGGCGGCTCAGTCGGAAAAACTGCCGGAATACCCCAATATTAACTGGCTGGATGAAGAGTAG
- the asnS gene encoding asparagine--tRNA ligase, translated as MKATIERLNQYIGQEVRFGAWLANKRSSGKIAFLQLRDGTGFVQGVIVKNDVGEELFAQAKNLPQESSLYVDGTVKEDDRSPTGVELQVTGFEIIQEAEPYPITPKEHGTEFLMDNRHLWMRSRKQHALLRIRDEIIQATYAFFRENQFIKVDPPILTGSSAEGTTSLFHTKYFDEDAYLSQSGQLYMEAAALAFQRVFSFGPTFRAEKSKTRRHLIEFWMIEPEMAFCDHNESLEIQEQYVSHVVQAVLANCRQELTTLERDTSKLEAIQAPFPRITYDKAVEMLQEVGYEVSWGEDFGAPHETYIAEQFQKPVFITNYPLEIKAFYMKPDPDYPETALCADLIAPEGYGEIIGGSQRIDDPQLMKQRYEEHNLSEEAYGWYLDLRKYGTVPHSGFGLGLERTVGWIAGTEHVRETIPFPRLLNRLYP; from the coding sequence GTGAAAGCAACTATTGAACGTTTGAATCAATATATCGGCCAGGAAGTAAGATTTGGCGCATGGCTGGCCAATAAGCGCTCGAGCGGCAAAATTGCCTTTTTACAGCTGCGGGATGGCACTGGCTTTGTGCAGGGGGTCATTGTGAAAAATGATGTCGGCGAAGAGCTGTTCGCCCAGGCGAAGAATCTTCCCCAGGAAAGCTCGCTGTATGTGGACGGAACAGTAAAAGAAGACGACCGTTCCCCGACCGGCGTGGAGCTTCAGGTGACCGGATTTGAAATTATCCAGGAAGCGGAGCCTTACCCGATCACCCCGAAAGAGCACGGCACAGAATTTTTAATGGACAACCGTCATCTGTGGATGCGCTCGCGTAAGCAGCACGCACTTTTGCGTATACGCGATGAAATTATTCAGGCGACCTATGCTTTTTTCCGGGAGAATCAGTTTATCAAGGTGGATCCGCCGATTCTGACCGGAAGCTCAGCGGAGGGAACAACCTCGCTTTTCCATACAAAATACTTTGATGAAGATGCGTATCTGTCCCAGTCCGGTCAGCTGTATATGGAAGCAGCGGCTCTCGCTTTTCAGCGTGTGTTTTCGTTCGGACCGACATTTCGGGCGGAAAAATCAAAAACCCGCCGGCATTTAATTGAATTTTGGATGATTGAGCCGGAGATGGCTTTTTGTGACCACAATGAAAGTCTTGAAATTCAGGAACAGTATGTTTCCCATGTCGTGCAGGCGGTGCTTGCCAACTGCCGCCAGGAGCTTACTACGCTGGAGCGTGACACCTCCAAACTCGAAGCCATCCAGGCGCCGTTTCCACGCATCACGTATGACAAAGCAGTCGAAATGTTGCAGGAGGTTGGCTACGAAGTGAGCTGGGGCGAGGATTTTGGGGCTCCGCACGAAACATATATCGCGGAGCAGTTTCAAAAGCCGGTGTTTATTACTAATTACCCGCTCGAAATCAAAGCTTTTTACATGAAGCCTGATCCGGACTATCCGGAAACTGCGCTCTGTGCCGACCTTATTGCTCCGGAAGGCTACGGGGAGATTATCGGCGGCAGTCAGCGCATCGATGATCCGCAGCTTATGAAGCAGCGGTACGAAGAACACAATTTATCGGAAGAAGCCTACGGCTGGTATCTGGATTTAAGAAAATACGGCACCGTGCCTCACTCCGGATTCGGTCTCGGTCTGGAACGGACGGTCGGCTGGATTGCCGGCACCGAACACGTCCGGGAAACGATACCGTTTCCGCGTTTGTTAAACAGGCTGTATCCATAA
- a CDS encoding pyridoxal phosphate-dependent aminotransferase: MELSQRVKEITPSTTLAITAKANELKAAGQDVIGLGAGEPDFNTPQYVIDAAVRSMQEGKTKYTPSGGLPELKDAVIQKFKQDQGLEYTRDEIIVGTGAKHILFTLFQTILDPGDEVIIPTPYWVSYPEQVKLAGGRPVFVDGKEENQFKILPEQLRGAVTKKTKAVIINSPSNPTGTMYSREELRALGEAARAEGLLIVSDEIYEKLIYGDKQHTSIAELSPELKEQTIIVNGVSKSHSMTGWRIGYAAGNRAIVKAMTSLASHSTSNPTTNAQYGAIAAYTKDDGAVETMRQAFSERLNTIYDKLVSIPGITCVKPEGAFYLFPNVEEAAASYKDVDEWVKALLEEENVAVVPGSGFGSPQNVRLSYATSLEQLEEAVARIRRFVEK, translated from the coding sequence ATGGAATTGTCCCAACGAGTGAAAGAAATTACCCCTTCAACAACCCTGGCGATTACTGCCAAAGCCAATGAACTAAAGGCAGCCGGCCAGGACGTGATCGGCCTCGGCGCCGGCGAACCGGATTTTAATACTCCGCAGTACGTCATTGATGCAGCCGTACGTTCCATGCAGGAAGGGAAAACGAAATATACTCCTTCCGGCGGCCTCCCGGAACTGAAGGATGCAGTCATTCAAAAGTTTAAGCAGGATCAGGGCCTTGAGTATACCCGCGACGAAATCATCGTCGGCACCGGTGCCAAGCACATTTTGTTTACGCTGTTTCAAACCATTCTTGATCCAGGCGATGAAGTGATTATCCCGACGCCTTACTGGGTCAGCTATCCGGAACAGGTCAAGCTTGCTGGCGGGCGCCCGGTATTTGTGGACGGTAAGGAAGAAAACCAGTTTAAAATTCTTCCAGAGCAGCTGCGCGGGGCTGTAACGAAAAAAACGAAGGCCGTCATCATTAATTCTCCGAGTAACCCAACCGGCACCATGTACAGCCGGGAGGAGCTGCGGGCGCTAGGCGAAGCCGCAAGAGCGGAAGGGCTGCTGATTGTTTCCGATGAGATTTATGAAAAACTGATTTACGGGGACAAGCAGCACACTTCCATAGCAGAGCTTTCCCCGGAGCTAAAGGAACAGACCATCATCGTCAACGGCGTTTCCAAATCCCATTCGATGACCGGGTGGAGAATCGGCTACGCAGCCGGCAACCGTGCCATTGTAAAGGCAATGACTAGCCTTGCGAGCCATTCAACATCCAACCCGACGACGAACGCCCAGTACGGAGCTATCGCTGCCTATACGAAGGATGACGGTGCTGTTGAGACGATGCGCCAGGCATTCAGCGAACGGCTGAACACCATTTACGACAAGCTTGTTTCGATTCCGGGAATCACCTGCGTGAAGCCGGAAGGCGCTTTTTATCTGTTCCCAAATGTCGAGGAGGCAGCTGCTTCGTATAAAGATGTTGACGAATGGGTAAAGGCGCTGCTCGAGGAGGAAAACGTAGCAGTGGTTCCAGGCAGCGGCTTCGGTTCTCCGCAAAACGTGCGCCTTTCCTACGCAACTTCCCTGGAGCAGCTTGAAGAAGCGGTGGCGAGAATCCGCCGTTTTGTAGAAAAATAA
- a CDS encoding PepSY domain-containing protein — MKNWITLAAFSIVFLVVLVLVAGYFQARAPLADDRERAEALALEENNVAEVQNTFIYNGKQPVKTARVETNDGSRDWLFFHNGEMLERLAAAETLSIQEAEERIVEIEGIDAVRTVTPGYEDGRPVYEGKYRTENQQHYVYIDMETGEFVKSFSLERG; from the coding sequence GTGAAAAACTGGATAACGCTCGCGGCTTTTTCAATTGTCTTTCTAGTCGTTCTGGTGCTTGTGGCCGGCTATTTTCAGGCCCGTGCGCCGCTTGCTGACGACAGGGAGCGGGCAGAGGCACTGGCCCTTGAAGAAAACAATGTCGCCGAAGTACAGAACACGTTTATATATAACGGCAAACAGCCGGTGAAAACAGCACGCGTCGAAACCAACGACGGCAGCAGGGACTGGCTGTTTTTCCACAACGGGGAAATGCTCGAACGCCTGGCGGCTGCTGAAACACTGAGTATCCAGGAGGCTGAAGAGCGAATAGTGGAAATAGAGGGAATTGACGCCGTGCGGACAGTGACACCAGGCTACGAAGACGGGCGTCCGGTTTATGAAGGAAAATACCGGACAGAAAACCAGCAGCATTATGTGTACATTGATATGGAAACGGGAGAATTTGTGAAAAGCTTCAGCCTGGAGCGCGGTTAA